Proteins encoded within one genomic window of Scheffersomyces stipitis CBS 6054 chromosome 3, complete sequence:
- a CDS encoding predicted protein, with amino-acid sequence MPLITFTGLPSSGKTTWAKELQRQLQKKIETAKESNTPGHNYNIIYHSDETLGISHDVYRDSNLEKHARGNQMSAVKRDLSRSNFVILDSLAYIKGFRYQLFCEAKGVVTPHCVIQVINPIEKCIEWNESESKENKWDQDLVHQLLMRYEEPNGDSRWDSPLFTILSADENEKLPIDEIWDSLVLKRPPPPNAATLVKPTSGNNFLQELDRQTQEVISKILQHQQITTVGGEVLVNKDQQLVVELPPTPVSIAQMQRIRRTYISLNRMRSVDIDRITPLFVEYVNRSLNSD; translated from the coding sequence ATGCCTTTGATAACTTTCACAGGTTTGCCGTCTTCTGGTAAAACTACTTGGGCAAAGGAGTTGCAGCgacaacttcagaagaaaatcgAAACTGCAAAGGAATCAAATACACCTGGCCATAATTACAATATCATATATCATTCAGATGAGACACTAGGAATTTCTCACGATGTGTATAGAGATTCGAATCTCGAGAAGCACGCCAGAGGGAACCAGATGTCTGCTGTGAAAAGAGATCTTTCTCGGTCGAATTTCGTCATATTGGACTCTCTTGCATATATCAAAGGATTCAGATACCAGCTCTTTTGTGAAGCCAAAGGAGTAGTAACCCCACATTGTGTGATACAAGTGATTAACccaattgaaaaatgtataGAATGGAACGAGTCAGAAAGCAAGGAAAACAAATGGGATCAAGATCTCGTCCATCAACTCCTAATGAGATATGAAGAACCAAATGGAGATTCAAGGTGGGACTCTCCGTTATTCACCATTTTGTCAgcagatgaaaatgaaaagcTTCCCATAGATGAAATTTGGGATTCATTGGTTTTGAAAAGACCTCCACCTCCCAACGCTGCTACTCTAGTCAAACCTACCTCGGGAAACAACTTTTTGCAAGAGTTGGATAGACAAACACAAGAAGTCATCAGTAAGATTCTCCAGCATCAACAAATCACAACTGTCGGAGGTGAAGTTCTTGTAAACAAAGACCAACAGTTGGTGGTTGAGTTGCCACCCACTCCTGTGAGTATTGCCCAAATGCAACGTATCAGAAGAACATACATCAGTCTCAATAGAATGAGATCTGTGGACATCGATAGAATAACGCCACTATTTGTCGAATATGTAAATAGAAGTCTCAATAGCGATTAA
- a CDS encoding predicted protein (go_component ribonucleoprotein complex~go_process rRNA processing): MAKLVHNVQKKQHKERSQTSDRARFGLLEKKKDYRLRAADYHKKQAALKALKKKAAVYNPDEYYHAMTRRKVDDRGILITDRDSEVLSVDQVKLLKTQDVNYVRTARLSEVQKIEREKEELGFSASGKHTVFVDSLESQQSFNAADFFDTDASLLEKRENRLRIGQLQSDKRLVSEDSILEQRLKDRQDLKKLKQFKALERRLEKEKQLKEVEARMETTRELMKKGSKKKMVDAAGKVSFKWKNQRKR, translated from the coding sequence ATGGCGAAGTTGGTTCACAATGTGCAGAAAAAGCAGCACAAGGAGAGATCCCAGACGCTGGATAGAGCCAGATTTGGTctattggaaaagaagaaagattatCGATTAAGAGCTGCTGATTATCACAAAAAACAGGCTGCTTTGAAggcattgaagaagaaggctgcGGTATACAATCCAGACGAATACTACCATGCTatgacaagaagaaaagtcGATGACAGAGGAATTTTAATAACAGACAGAGATAGTGAAGTGTTGAGTGTAGATCAAGTTAAATTGCTCAAGACGCAAGACGTGAACTATGTGAGGACTGCCAGACTTTCTGAGGTTCAAAAAATAGAGCGAGAGAAGGAAGAGCTCGGTTTCAGTGCCAGTGGTAAACATACAGTGTTTGTAGATTCTCTCGAAAGCCAGCAATCATTCAATGCCGCAGATTTTTTTGATACAGATGCCAGTCTTTTagagaagagagaaaaCAGGCTAAGAATAGGCCAACTCCAGAGTGACAAACGGCTTGTTAGTGAAGATTCCATACTAGAACAGAGATTAAAGGACAGGCaggatttgaagaagttgaagcaaTTTAAGGCATTAGAGAGAAGATTAGAGAAGGAAAAGCAGttgaaagaagttgaagccaGAATGGAAACTACAAGagaattgatgaagaaaggtagtaagaagaaaatggtgGATGCAGCAGGAAAGGTTTCATTTAAGTGGAAAAACCAGAGAAAACGTTAG